One Brassica napus cultivar Da-Ae chromosome A5, Da-Ae, whole genome shotgun sequence DNA window includes the following coding sequences:
- the LOC106377147 gene encoding cyclin-dependent protein kinase inhibitor SMR1-like, which translates to MYVKTQTHITSPSQPHFSNKFSTSTQKRFSKHKHTFTDMDDLELLQDLSQFNFPATIKIPSKTSKDNKDGDGDNDEGFSCSTPTSQEHKIPSVHDSPPPPPRKPRALPSKPSPTAALVIRSCKRKLLVSAPEIIMNKEEIDRFFSSVYSDTSTTAKRRRRYLYCARR; encoded by the coding sequence ATGTATGTAAAGACACAAACACATATAACAAGCCCCTCTCAACCTCACTTCTccaacaagttttctacatCCACACAAAAAAGGTTTTCCAAACATAAGCACACATTTACAGACATGGATGATCTTGAGTTATTACAAGATCTGTCCCAATTCAACTTCCCAGCAACCATCAAGATCCCATCTAAAACCTCTAAAGACAACAAAGACGGCGATGGTGATAACGACGAGGGCTTTAGCTGCAGCACACCcacatctcaagaacacaagattcCTTCTGTCCACGATTCTCCACCTCCCCCGCCGAGAAAACCTCGTGCACTGCCTTCAAAACCGTCGCCTACGGCGGCTCTGGTGATAAGATCGTGTAAGAGGAAGCTCTTAGTGTCGGCTCCTGAGATTATCATGAACAAGGAAGAGATTGACCGTTTCTTCTCCTCTGTCTATAGTGACACGTCAACGACGGCTAAACGGCGGAGACGTTATCTTTATTGTGCGCGAAGATGA